The proteins below are encoded in one region of Paenacidovorax monticola:
- a CDS encoding phosphopantetheine-binding protein, with amino-acid sequence MVTIAVAAFIGIAVAAMIVGLVWRRLSAKEKMVQAAFFGREPLTPEMFYERYFLGLGVAREVVVGIRSILEEQLGADMSCLRAEDDFSRNLSFFWDFDSMASVEVVLAIEEHFRIDIADAEVESTYTVLDLVYLVSRKSTRWRYPGRLESRW; translated from the coding sequence ATGGTGACGATCGCTGTTGCTGCCTTCATCGGCATCGCGGTAGCGGCCATGATCGTTGGGTTGGTCTGGCGCCGGCTCAGTGCAAAGGAGAAGATGGTCCAGGCTGCATTCTTCGGTCGGGAGCCGCTCACGCCAGAGATGTTCTATGAGCGGTATTTTCTCGGCCTGGGCGTGGCGCGAGAGGTCGTCGTGGGGATCCGCAGCATCCTGGAGGAGCAACTGGGGGCGGACATGTCATGCCTTCGGGCGGAGGACGACTTCTCCAGGAATCTCAGCTTTTTCTGGGACTTTGACTCGATGGCCAGTGTGGAAGTCGTGTTGGCCATCGAGGAGCACTTTCGTATCGACATCGCGGATGCGGAGGTCGAAAGCACGTATACGGTGCTTGACTTGGTGTACTTGGTCTCGCGAAAAAGCACGAGATGGCGATATCCCGGGCGCCTGGAGTCAAGGTGGTGA
- a CDS encoding helix-turn-helix transcriptional regulator: MASDDLDEARSLLGRDWPGAMVLPGEGGRFHIALRTDFLGGMATHQLSTRSGATFRFQEQFDGYMLVLFGKGALSYQSAGRWHEHAGDHSLMIDASHVERWQWQPGCYEMVLVPADRVSQRLSLMLEQPVVRRLKFRECLVPDAFGVRLSREIARVARMFSEEHPAGGVVEDSLTCLQDALVAAVLTRMPHSYSDQLVRAHASPSPRHVRQAVEFIEENARSAITIEDIARAVHVSTRTLQSGFSKYKDMSPTGYLKRVRLEGVRRELGEGGDNAPIAEIARRWQLGHLGLFARDYRKAFGELPSATRRALGKRKG; encoded by the coding sequence ATGGCGAGCGACGATCTCGATGAGGCGCGCAGTCTTCTTGGGCGGGACTGGCCGGGCGCCATGGTCTTGCCGGGTGAAGGAGGGCGGTTCCACATCGCGCTGCGGACCGACTTCCTCGGTGGCATGGCGACACACCAACTTTCAACGCGCTCCGGTGCCACGTTTCGCTTTCAGGAACAGTTCGACGGCTACATGCTGGTGCTCTTCGGCAAGGGCGCGCTCTCATATCAGAGTGCGGGGCGATGGCATGAGCATGCCGGAGACCATAGCCTGATGATCGATGCTTCCCATGTGGAGCGATGGCAATGGCAGCCAGGGTGCTATGAAATGGTTCTGGTGCCTGCGGATCGTGTAAGCCAGCGGCTGTCGCTCATGCTAGAACAGCCCGTGGTGCGGCGTTTGAAATTCCGGGAATGCCTGGTCCCGGATGCGTTCGGGGTCCGGCTCTCGCGGGAGATCGCCCGTGTGGCCCGGATGTTCAGCGAGGAGCATCCTGCGGGAGGCGTGGTGGAGGATTCATTGACCTGTCTGCAGGATGCTTTGGTCGCTGCCGTGCTGACCCGGATGCCGCATAGCTACTCTGACCAACTTGTTCGCGCCCATGCTTCGCCATCGCCCAGGCATGTCCGCCAGGCAGTGGAGTTCATTGAAGAGAATGCGCGATCCGCCATCACGATCGAGGACATCGCCCGTGCGGTCCATGTCAGCACGAGAACCCTGCAGTCGGGGTTCTCCAAGTACAAGGACATGTCTCCTACCGGCTACTTGAAGCGGGTCCGCCTGGAAGGGGTCCGCCGGGAACTGGGTGAAGGGGGAGACAACGCGCCGATCGCTGAAATTGCCCGGCGTTGGCAGTTGGGCCATCTGGGGTTGTTCGCGCGGGACTACCGAAAGGCCTTTGGGGAACTCCCTTCGGCGACGCGTCGGGCACTTGGCAAGCGCAAAGGGTAG